The Lactuca sativa cultivar Salinas chromosome 2, Lsat_Salinas_v11, whole genome shotgun sequence genome includes a window with the following:
- the LOC111912134 gene encoding uncharacterized protein LOC111912134 codes for MKACNYLFQSIDKSILKMIKQKETTKQIWDAMKLKYKGNARVKRAQLQRLHRDFETLEMKFGETVTDYLGRVMVIANDMRNAGEDMSEVKIIKKVLRTMTKEFNFVVCTIKESKDINNMTVDELQSSLLIHKQKIRRKVNDEHVLKVEHDHNSGRGRGRGRGNTAKGRGRG; via the coding sequence ATGAAAGCTTGCAACTATTTATTCCAATCGATAGACAAATCGATTCTAAAGATGATCAAGCAGAAGGAGACGACAAAGCAAATTTGGGACGCgatgaaattgaaatataaaGGAAATGCCAGAGTGAAGCGGGCTCAACTACAACGACTTCATAGGGATTTTGAGACGCTAGAGATGAAATTTGGAGAAACAGTCACCGATTATCTTGGGCGGGTCATGGTGATTGCAAATGATATGCGGAATGCAGGGGAAGACATGAGTgaagtgaaaatcataaagaaggTGCTAAGAACCATGACAAAAGAATTCAATTTTGTGGTTTGTACAATCAAAGAGTCAAAAGACATCAACAACATGACAGTAGATGAACTCCAGAGTTCCCTGTTGATTCACAAACAAAAAATTAGAAGAAAAGTGAATGACGAGCACGTGCTGAAGGTGGAACACGACCACAACTCTGGACGAGGAAGGGGTCGAGGCAGAGGAAACACTGCTAAAGGAAGAGGGCGTGGATGA